TCATCGCCGTCACGGGCGCGTCGATGGAGGTCACGGTCGACGGATGCGCCCGGCCCATGTGGGAGCCCGTGCCCGTCGTCGCCGGGCAGGAGGTGCGGCTGGCATCGATGACGGCGGGCATGCGCACGTACGTGGCCGTGCACGGATCGTTCGACGTGCCGGATCTCCTGGGCAGCTGCGCCCCCGACACCGTCATCGGCTTCGGCACCGTGCTGGCGGACGGCGCCGCGATCGCCCTGCGCGCCCGCACCGCCGCTCCCGTCAACCCCTACTTCGGCATCTCGCTCTTCCACTTCGGAGTGGATCGCCCGCACTTCGGCGACACCGCCTACGTCGACGTCACCGACGGCCCGGACATCGAGGAGTTCGCCGGCACGTCCCGCCGCCTCTTCGACGCGCCCTACCGGGTGAGCACGCAGAGCGACCACATCGGGCTGCGCATGACCGGATCGCTCCCCGAGCGGGTGAGGGCCGACGAGATGATCTCTCGCGGCATCCCGGTCGGCGCGATCGAGGTCCCGCCGGGGGACGAGCTCCTGGTCCTCCATCGCGGGAGAGGGGTCACCGCCGGCTATCCGGTCCTGGCGGTCGCGACCTCCACCTCCCTCGACGCCCTCGGCCAGGTGCGGCCGGAGGCGTCCGTCGTGTTCCGCGGGGTCACCGTCGACCAGGCGGGCAGGGACGCGCGCGCGTGGCGCGAGCGCCTCGACGCCCTCCGCGACCGCGTCGCGACCGTCTACTCCTGCATCGGCGCGGACGACCTCGTCCCGCTCCGCCCACTCGAAAGGAATCTCCCATGAGTTCCGCTACACGAACCCGCACCGTCCGCATCGACCAGCAGCCGAGCCGCCGCAAGGTGGTCACCGCGGGCTGCATCGGCATCTTCGTCGAGCTGTACGACAACGGCATCTTCGCCTTCATGGCGTCGGCGCTCGCCCTCGTCTTCTTCCCCCGCGACGACGCGACGAGCGCGCTCGTCTTCGTCTTCGCCGGCTACGCCGTGTCGTTCTTCGTCCGCCCGCTCGGCGCCATCTTCTTCGGCATCCTCGGCGACCGTTTCGGCAGACAGCGGATGCTCGTCGCCGTCATCATGCTCATCAGCGTCGCCACGGCCGGGCTGGGCCTGCTGCCGCCGTACTCGGCCATCGGCATCGCCGCCCCCATCCTCCTCGTGCTGCTGCGCATGCTGCAGGGCTTCTCGGTGGGCGGCGAGGCCGCGGGCGCCATGACGTTCCTCGCCGAGCACGCCCCGGAGGGCAGGCGCGGCCTGCACACGAGCCTCGCGCAGATCGCGTCGTTCGCGGCGCTCCTCACGGGCACGATCGTCGCCTACCTCATGTCGCCGTGGCTCACGGCCGAGGCCATCGACGGCGGCGGGTTCGGAGCGTGGGCCTGGCGCATCCCGTTCCTCGTGGCCGTGCCGCTCGGCGTCATCGGCTGGTACATCCGCAAGTCGCTCGAGGACACCCCCAACTTCCAGAGGCTCAAGGCGGAGGGCGGGCTCTCCCGCAACCCGCTCAAGGAGGCGTTCTCGACGCCCGAGCACCGCCGGGCGATGATGCTGGCCCTGATCATCCCGCTCATGAACGGATCCGGATACTACGTGCTGTTCAGCTACATGCCCACGTTCCTCAAGGGCGACCAGATCGGGTTCGACATCGGCACGGCGCTCATCGTCACGGCGAGCAGCCTCGAGGCGATCTGCATCGCCATCCCGGTCATGGGCGCGCTGTCGGACCGCGTCGGCCGCAAGCGCGTGATCGCCGGCGCCGCGATCGCGATGGCCATCGTCGCGATACCCGCCTACGCGCTCATCGCGACGGGACAGCTGGGCCTCGCCATCCTCGGAGCCTGCACCATGGCCGTCGTGTTCGCGGGGCACACCGCCGTCATCCACATCCTCATCGTGGAGCTCTTCCCGACGCGCATCCGCTACAGCGCCTACGGCCTCGGCTACAACATCTCCTCGGCGCTGTTCGGCGGCACCGCGCCCCTGCTCATGACCTGGCTCATCGGGCTGACGGGCAACGTCTACATGCCGGCGTTCTACGCGGTGGTCACCTCGCTCGGCACCCTGTTCGCCGTGCTCACCGTCACCGATCGCGCGCACGTCCCGCTACGGGACGAGTGACGCCGCCACGAGACCTCGCGGCGCACGGCGCCGCGGCAACGAAAGGAGGGGCATCCGTGCCCTACAGCGACTATCGGACCGCCCTCGTGACGGGCGCGTCGACCGGGATGGGAGCCGCCACGGTCGAGAGGCTCGCGGCGAACGGCATCGTCGTCCACGCCGTCGCGCGGGACGCCGCGCGTCTCGAGGCGCTCGCCGAGCGCACGGGCGCCGTCCCGCACGCCGTCGACCTGTCCGACACCGACCGGCTGGAGGAGGAGCTGTCGGGGATCGAGGTCGACGTCCTCGTCAACAACGCGGGCGTGAGCGCGCCGGGAAACATCCTCGACGCCTCGCGCGGGACCGTCGACGCGATGGTGGACGTGAACCTCCGCGCCGTGCTCCACCTCACGAGGATCTTCCTGCCGGGGATGGCGGAGCGCGATCTCGGCCACATCGTCAACGTCTCGAGCATCGCGGGGCTGTACAACTTCTTCGGGCACACCGCGTATCACGCGACCAAGGCCGCGGTGCACCAGATCTCGCGACAGATCCGCAACGACACCGTCGGCAAGCGCATCCGCGTGACGGAGATCGCGCCCGGGCGCGTCGAGACCGAGATCTTCGGGCGCAACCTCGGCGGATCGCCCGAGGCGATGAAGGAGGCGTGGGAGACCTACTACGAGGGGTACGAGTCGCTCACGACCGCGGACATCGTCGCCGCCATCGACTTCGCGATCGCCGCGCCGCGGCACGTGAACGTGGGCCTCCTGGAGATCATGCCGACCTTCCAGGTGCCCGGAGGACTCACCTTCGACAGGAGAAACGCATGAGCACCACGACGTCCGTCCGTCCCCTGACGACCCCGCCGCACGTCACGACGCGCCTCGAGCGCGCCGCCCCCGAGGCCATCGCGCGCCTGGGCCGGTTCGGCACCGCGAGCATCCACGAGGCGCAGGGGCGTCGTGGCGCGGTGGCCTCGCACATCAAGCCCGTCGATCCGTCGATGCGCTTCGCCGGCTCGGCCTTCACGGTGGTGTGCGCCCCGCGCGACAACCTCATGCTGCAGGTGGCGATCCACTACGCGCAGCCCGGCGACGTGCTGCTCGTCTCGGCCGGCGAGCTCGCCCAGGCCGGGACCTTCGGCGACGTCCTCGGCAACGCGAGCAAGGCGAAGGGCGTCGCCGCGGTCGTCACCGACAGCGGCGTGCGCGACACCGCGTCGCTGCGCGAGCTGGGCCTGCCGGTCTTCTCGGGCAGCGTGTCGATCACGGGCACCGTCAAGGAGACGCTCGGGCCGATCAACCAGCCCCTCGTCTTCGGAGGCCAGCTCGTGCACCCGGGCGACGCGGTGGTGGGCGACGCGGACGGCGTCGTCGTCGTGCGCCACGACGAGATCGACCGGGTCGCCGC
This window of the Microbacterium sp. AB genome carries:
- a CDS encoding 5-oxoprolinase subunit C family protein; translated protein: MSPRLVVTVAGRSAVTDLGRARGPAFGLPVNGALDQYSARVANILVANDENAPIIEATAFDVAFVPDTDVLIAVTGASMEVTVDGCARPMWEPVPVVAGQEVRLASMTAGMRTYVAVHGSFDVPDLLGSCAPDTVIGFGTVLADGAAIALRARTAAPVNPYFGISLFHFGVDRPHFGDTAYVDVTDGPDIEEFAGTSRRLFDAPYRVSTQSDHIGLRMTGSLPERVRADEMISRGIPVGAIEVPPGDELLVLHRGRGVTAGYPVLAVATSTSLDALGQVRPEASVVFRGVTVDQAGRDARAWRERLDALRDRVATVYSCIGADDLVPLRPLERNLP
- a CDS encoding MFS transporter: MSSATRTRTVRIDQQPSRRKVVTAGCIGIFVELYDNGIFAFMASALALVFFPRDDATSALVFVFAGYAVSFFVRPLGAIFFGILGDRFGRQRMLVAVIMLISVATAGLGLLPPYSAIGIAAPILLVLLRMLQGFSVGGEAAGAMTFLAEHAPEGRRGLHTSLAQIASFAALLTGTIVAYLMSPWLTAEAIDGGGFGAWAWRIPFLVAVPLGVIGWYIRKSLEDTPNFQRLKAEGGLSRNPLKEAFSTPEHRRAMMLALIIPLMNGSGYYVLFSYMPTFLKGDQIGFDIGTALIVTASSLEAICIAIPVMGALSDRVGRKRVIAGAAIAMAIVAIPAYALIATGQLGLAILGACTMAVVFAGHTAVIHILIVELFPTRIRYSAYGLGYNISSALFGGTAPLLMTWLIGLTGNVYMPAFYAVVTSLGTLFAVLTVTDRAHVPLRDE
- a CDS encoding SDR family oxidoreductase, yielding MPYSDYRTALVTGASTGMGAATVERLAANGIVVHAVARDAARLEALAERTGAVPHAVDLSDTDRLEEELSGIEVDVLVNNAGVSAPGNILDASRGTVDAMVDVNLRAVLHLTRIFLPGMAERDLGHIVNVSSIAGLYNFFGHTAYHATKAAVHQISRQIRNDTVGKRIRVTEIAPGRVETEIFGRNLGGSPEAMKEAWETYYEGYESLTTADIVAAIDFAIAAPRHVNVGLLEIMPTFQVPGGLTFDRRNA
- a CDS encoding 4-carboxy-4-hydroxy-2-oxoadipate aldolase/oxaloacetate decarboxylase translates to MSTTTSVRPLTTPPHVTTRLERAAPEAIARLGRFGTASIHEAQGRRGAVASHIKPVDPSMRFAGSAFTVVCAPRDNLMLQVAIHYAQPGDVLLVSAGELAQAGTFGDVLGNASKAKGVAAVVTDSGVRDTASLRELGLPVFSGSVSITGTVKETLGPINQPLVFGGQLVHPGDAVVGDADGVVVVRHDEIDRVAALSQAREEHEAELIELYKAGRTTIDLCNLHDVLREKGLTTDIDDVDPDQGLGARP